Proteins from one Leishmania infantum JPCM5 genome chromosome 21 genomic window:
- a CDS encoding metallo-peptidase, Clan ME, Family M16, which yields MLRATSCLGIYEYQFGQPSLRSAFSARIAPAAKARSPGAVQSTKLTNGVRVVSHDLDGPVASIGVYADAGPKYDPIATPGLSYVMRFALQTSNMDSSLFQIDRTMRSTGNAYGHGEVCKRYLSWKAEGRRDMWEKPFEMLATGVVAPRFHESDIERFRDTMDNQLEEMRWQNPREYAIDQLETVAFYKEPLGAPRMVPRIANDRCSHKALLDHWAANFQPSRIVLAGVNVPHDALIAAYEKLPYKHSAEAPHHARAAAPKLSHSNEAAQFYAGRQNVEYESRAAVMGTMPDMQAEVIGAVGVPTHGRDEGAKQYATALVTREIYEEAMRSAHGSRAGSEHYGAQVFYRPYSSAGLIGYTVRGAPAEVKTMLQVASSTFPAAVDEAAVKRAAHCAYVRLLHDQVEMTRDYCDFLATSPNSVEELVQAVSGVTKANVEEAMKKMVAQKPATYATGDSFTFPMVASLSHA from the coding sequence ATGCTGCGCGCGACGTCTTGCTTGGGTATCTACGAGTACCAGTTCGGGCAGCCCTCGCTGCGGAGCGCCTTCAGCGCAAGGATCGCGCCGGCTGCCAAGGCGCGCAGCCCCGGCGCGGTGCAGTCCACAAAGCTAACGAATGGCGTGCGTGTAGTGTCGCACGATCTCGACGGCCCGGTCGCGTCCATCGGCGTTTATGCGGATGCGGGACCGAAGTACGACCCCATCGCCACCCCCGGCCTGAGCTACGTCATGCGCTTCGCCCTGCAGACCTCCAACATGGACAGCTCCCTCTTCCAGATCGACCGCACGATGCGCTCCACCGGCAACGCGTACGGCCACGGTGAGGTGTGCAAGCGCTATCTGAGCTGGAAGGCGGAGGGCCGCCGTGACATGTGGGAGAAGCCATTTGAGATGCTCGCCACCGGCGTCGTCGCACCGCGCTTCCACGAGAGCGATATTGAGCGCTTCCGCGACACGATGGACAaccagctggaggagatgcgcTGGCAGAACCCTCGCGAATACGCTATCGACCAGCTGGAGACGGTGGCCTTCTACAAGGAGCCGCTCGGGGCGCCGCGCATGGTGCCTCGCATCGCAAAcgaccgctgcagccacaAGGCGCTGCTAGACCATTGGGCCGCGAACTTCCAGCCCAGCCGTATCGTCCTGGCTGGTGTGAACGTGCCGCACGACGCCCTGATAGCCGCCTATGAGAAACTGCCGTACAAGCACTCGGCCGAGGCCCCGcaccacgcgcgcgccgccgcgccgaagCTGTCCCACAGCAACGAGGCGGCCCAGTTCTACGCGGGCCGGCAGAACGTCGAGTACGAgagccgcgccgctgtcaTGGGCACAATGCCTGACATGCAGGCGGAGGTGATCGGTGCCGTCGGCGTGCCTACCCACGGCCGTGACGAGGGCGCCAAGCAATAtgcgacggcgctggtgaCGCGCGAGATCTacgaggaggcgatgcgcagcgcgcacggcagccgcgccggctCGGAGCACTACGGCGCACAGGTCTTCTACCGCCCGTACTCGTCTGCCGGCCTGATCGGTTACACTGTGCGCGGTGCGCCGGCCGAGGTGAAGACGATGCTTCAGGTAGCCTCCAGCACCTTTCCGGCAGCCGTTGACGAGGCGGCCGTGAAGCGTGCGGCCCActgcgcgtacgtgcgcctgctgcacgaCCAGGTGGAGATGACACGCGACTACTGCGACTTCCTCGCCACATCGCCCAACTCAGTCGAGGAACTCGTGCAGGCAGTCAGCGGCGTCACGAAGGCCAACGTGGAAGAAGCGATGAAGAAGATGGTCGCGCAGAAGCCGGCCACGTACGCGACGGGCGACAGCTTCACGTTTCCCATGGTCGCGTCGCTGAGTCACGCTTAA